The genomic segment aacaacccattaattgttaatttatttactacaaTACTAagatatcaattatatttatatatttgtacaatttagATCCTATGCTATGCTAAGTAACATTTATTAGTATTCAGTTTGTATTTAACTATCGACTATTGTTACATATACCCATATcacaaaattaacattaaatttgtaataagtaatattttatatatctgtataataatgtaatataaatattcatcaaataacaaatacctggcaatttatgtatttatttatatgagtattttttaagcacaattatattaatgcaagaacaatttaaatagtttttacttCATCTACACCACtactattactatactatatcagtaatatattatgtaatattctaTTACACAgctttaggttttttttttttttttgaaaatagagCAGTAACGTTCACATAGCTTTCTACCACTTATAATTACATTCAACTATTGTGTGATTTCATAACTTTTTGACCACAAACACTTTATCGTAATGTTCTAAAGGTCAATATCACCAATACCGAATTAGATATTACCGTCAAACGGGCCGACTTGggctaaaaatattatcctttaattttaccttataaattaattaatgtgatacaaaaaattatgttgttatcttaacaatatttaagaTCACTTTGGCAGTGTTGCAGCATCAAATTTTGAGCAtaagtattgatttttattgattaattgtatgtttaatGTCTATCGTTTTGAAAAGATCCGAAAACTTACACTAATACTCATTGAATTAGACGTTTTACATGAAAGttgatagtaaaaaatatgtttaaatgtctGTTAAATTTACCACTCTATctctctatattataaattattaattataatcctgcatacatttctataaattacattttacttatttagtCCAACTTGAGCCACTTGAGacccaggttttttaatattatttacatatactataatacctacttatttaattggtcaaccaaaatgtttttatttttttttattgttaatatatactCACCATgtgcaaaaaaataatgttaaattcagaaaattgtatagtattttttaaaaattttaaatagtgccCCAAGTtggtttaagtaaattataaaataggtttttCATAAGAAAAGCTTGAGTGCCCCATGTTGTCGAAATTCAGTACTGCATATGGGGTAtgtagaaaaatacaaaaaaaaacttagaagGAATAATTTGTATGGTTCAAATGcaacagaaattaataaatcaaaccttaacataaaaaattttacattgaaAATACCTCTAGATTAATTAATCTTAAAGTTATCTATAATAGCATTTCAAAACTGACCCAAGTTGGACCGTTTGACGGTGTACATTTCAAAACTTCACCATTTATGTACAGATATATTACACATTAAGCTATTGTATCTGTGTATAATTTGTTGTATCTTAGACACAGGCAAGAAACTAACTTATTAAAAgaacaagaaaaaaatgtgataaaacaaaagtttttattaagctgaaaaatataaaattaaataaattaaatatatgtaacaaAACATGAAATTCGATGGATATTGTCCAACTGAAATTTACAACTCCTACTGCTCGGGCTTGGTGACACCTcctataattcataaaattggTATGATCAGTTTCTTATCAAGCAACTATTGGAAATGTATATTAATGCACTTACATCACTGACGCCCACCACGGCCATCGCCGCGGTCACCATTGCTATTTCGGGGTCGTGGTGGTCGTCGCGGGGTCGTTGTGGTGGCCGTGGTGGTGGGGGTAACCCTGTGGGTGGGGCTGCAAAGGCtaagaaaattatacaaattaataatagaataataatagaaCAAGGAACAACAGTGGTCGTGGTAGAACATAACACACACTCACCTGGGCAATCTTTGATTATGTGcccttttttttacatttaaagcAAACTGAAACAGAAATTAGATGGTACACATTTTAGTATTATTCCTGcaggatttttattttgtatgcatCTACTCACGTCACttatcagattttttttttgctataacGCTTCCGAACTTTCCCGGAAGCGTCATAGGTGTTCGTCTCCTGGGGACGCGAgtatttgtttacaattttgtttactttcattctaaaaatcaacaataaaacgaattaatattaaaattaatcatttttgcaGACACTATTCTACTTTTTGGTTGGCTATgccaaattaattaattatcaatatgcCACGAGACATGACCGGCTAAAGCGAAACAAGTGAACTaggaaaaatgaaattttggcgtctccaacaatataatattatcagtattttgaaaatgccaCCATCTTACTAGAGTGCTGCTTAATTGCCGCCCTAGGCGTGGGCCTATGTCGCCTACCGCATGAGCCGGGCTTGCCAGGAGGAGGATTTCGACCATTGATAATAGGGGCGGTTTGCGTTTGGGCGAATTGCCTTTTTACccgtataataaaagtaatgtgtTTGGGCGAGTTAACCGagttttttataatgtgtttgggcgagacaatatattttttttatccctgAATTTTGTGATCGGATTATCATTTTTCGTATTTGGTTTATCATTTATCTTTAGATTGGACATAATTAGTGAGCGAAGGTCGTGGCCCGTGGGTCGACGTAGTAATGAgggtttgatattatttaacaagTGATTGACGTGCAGTGCGACgcaatataaaagataaaattgtaatgattataagataaaaatattattctataggaATTTTATATCAACCTAGTCCCTAGATATGgaattgaaaattatacttttagtgAATCTAACCACTTGAAAAACGGGTCTTTTCGTTTTTGGTGTACTAACAGAAAATGTGCTGAGAGTGTTTTAGTGAATTCTACCATCGATAAAATACTAGctttttcaaataatcaaagctgggcaagttaaccaattttttcaactacctagttaaagttaagttatcctaaaataaaaaataacttagctaagttaaagttagttttataaagttactgaatttgagtaactaagttaagttacaaattttcatgaaaataaaaactaagttaagttaaaagttaagttagttttatttttttaaatacgtttaacttactcataaacgtttttttatctCATCGGAGGAAAACAACTAGTTTtggtataaagtaaaacaaattaataacaattaatacacagactatattattttatagtttttatatattatttcagtatcgGCACTCAGtactataacatattaatgCTCAAAGGATTACATTGACGAATGACTAAATTTACTGTTGGAACTTGGAACTTTCGTAGTTACCCACTTACACCAGTTGACACACTACTACATAAGctgacattaatatattatataatttactcatGATTTCAACCAAGCATGATAGTACTACTGCAGATCTATAAATAAGagaaaaaacagttaaaaacctAAAGTAGTTGTAGATTACAATGTTGGTAAAACTTATTGATCTTTCTGATCAGATGAGCTCTTATTCTAACCCTCTTCGCCGCAGCCAGAAATGGTATAGAAAAGTTGCATTAGACGCACTGTTAAATATAAGTGTTGTAAATGCTCTTGTCTTATTCCGAGCAGTTACCTCATCAAAATTATCTATAACAGACTTTAGAGCTCAACTTGTAGAACAGTTAATCAAAAAAGAGTCTATTCCAGAAAATATACCAGAAAcacataaattagtaaaatcaaATAGAAGTAAATGCAGCATGTGTTATGCAAAAATGGTTATAGCTAAAGGCAGAACATTTGCacaaaaacatgtaaataaaacatttacaaagTGTTTTTTATGTGACAAGTATTTTTGTATGGATTGTTTTTTTGAGGaacataaatttgtaaaaaagtaATGATTCCTTTAAttctaactttttattattatttaaatattgtaaaagaaaaaggtactgtttattttaatttaattattaatctaataatataaaggaaggtattgttttgtttttaatattattatatgaattctaaaaaaaatataggtattatgtttttttgtattactagTCTAAATAACTTAAGACTGGACCATgaggttattttaattttgttattattatttgaatgttaTACCTAaaaggaattattattatttttttttacaatagaacTAAACTaagataatgtaatattttgttttaattaatttttatatttcaataaagtaAACTCTATACAAAGttctaaaataacatattattaaagcttTACTCTatatttgacaatttaaaaagtgTTATGTGAACTATGTACCtacaagaataaaatatttttgagggtcAAATATGGATCTCACAATATcagaaaaacaatacatttttaatgggtGACTGTGTGTGGCCATGAGACCCATTTCGGGGTCTTACCCCtaatcaactaaaaaatattattaacaccaTTTGTTAACAACTATAATGCTATGTACAAAATTTCAAGtcatttgaacaattttttttttcaaattaattttagtgaTTTATGACAAAAGTCACTTGGCGCTTTATTCAANNNNNNNNNNNNNNNNNNNNNNNNNNNNNNNNNNNNNNNNNNNNNNNNNNtaaaaaaatatacctatttgttaaattaattatttgagatgagtatagtttaaattagtaaataatagtaaagtaaaagtaaaagggtatacactgtacattatgataaaagttcaataaaattgttttttattactacataataatgtattgttattttaacaacTCATTTGGTAATTGTAACCAAATACAGTTTACCAAAgatttactgtaatattaacTAACCATATTGTTGTCACGGGTGGAACCAAAAATTCTTGTAGTATGAATCATATTCTGGTAATTATAACCATGTTTTTTTTCCGTGTctgcagacacaaaaaaaaaataaaaaaataaaaaaaaacacacatcattgtaaaatcaatacattcatcgttccactcagaatctaaaacaaatcattttattgtattttggttTAACCGTTtatcgtttattattaatatttatattaatgggCGGAGccctatacaataatttaaaacatagaaCAATGACATATGTATGTAGCTACTTTATGCTGTCGTTCTGCCATGGTACAGCTCCTTGCTCACTATTGAAATATTGTGAGAAATTTAGGCGTATTTCTTTTGCTGATACAGTGGTATTTCGCCCTGAAAGTTGTTGTAGAGGAAGCAACAATCGATCTGATTTCCAGTCTGCGTTTACCATCTCGCCTGTCATTGTATTTTCGACATCAAAACCTCCTTGGTAGTATGACTCGACTTTTTTCATccgtaaataattatgtaaatgagTGCATGTTAGAACAATCAGAGTGGCTTTTTCTGGGCacaaattaatttcttttaacaATATTTGGAACCGGGATGATAATATTCCGAACGCATTTTCCACAATACGTCTAGCACGAGATAATCTATAATTGAATATAGCTTGTTCTTTGGTCAGGTTTCTTCTACTAAATGGTTTCATTAAGTTGTTCATAAGAGGAAATGCATCATCTCCTACCAAAACATATGGCAGTTTTATTTCGCTATTAGGTAAATTATCAGGCTGAGGAATGCATAGTTCATTTTTTACAAGTCGCTTACAGAACTCGGTATTAGAAAACACTCCTCCGTCAGAGATTCTTCCATTGGCTCCAACATCTACCATTATGAATTCGTAATTAGCATTTACTATTGCCATTAAGACAATGCTGAATGATAGtttgtaattgaaataatagGAGCCTGTTCCTGGTGGTTTTTGGATGGTAATGTGTTTACCATCAATCGCGCCAATGCAATGTGGAAAGTTCTATCTTTGCTCAAATTCTTTTGCAATAGCCTTccaatcattttcattttttggtatcttcaattacaaaatattaatattatattataatttataagtaaaataaagtttaaatttgaatttaagctctatgatattatattatattgttttaaggtTGAGGAAGATGGCTTTTTATCTCAAACAATACCACAGAGTACaccgaataaaaaatttaaactcaaaaaAAAGGCACCCACAGACGAAGAAAGTAAAAGGACTGAACTATTGGAAATGGCTTGTCAACGTCTCCAAAAACCCACCTCCGATTCACAAGTCCTGGCAAAGGCGTGGGGCATAGAATTCGAAAAAATGAAAGAAGACCAGCAATTATATGCAAAGAAATTCATTGACGACATTATTTATGAAGGACGACTGGGCAATCTCCACAGAAACTCTGTTACAATTAATCATTCACCTGTACCAATCACTACACATTTAACAGGTCATATTCAGCATCCACACTATTATAGCCCATCTTCATTGTCTTCACATTATTCAGAACCACCCTCTCCATACTTACAAACATATACACCTA from the Acyrthosiphon pisum isolate AL4f chromosome X, pea_aphid_22Mar2018_4r6ur, whole genome shotgun sequence genome contains:
- the LOC103311934 gene encoding uncharacterized protein LOC103311934, translated to MLVKLIDLSDQMSSYSNPLRRSQKWYRKVALDALLNISVVNALVLFRAVTSSKLSITDFRAQLVEQLIKKESIPENIPETHKLVKSNRSKCSMCYAKMVIAKGRTFAQKHVNKTFTKCFLCDKYFCMDCFFEEHKFVKK
- the LOC103311933 gene encoding uncharacterized protein LOC103311933 encodes the protein MVDVGANGRISDGGVFSNTEFCKRLVKNELCIPQPDNLPNSEIKLPYVLVGDDAFPLMNNLMKPFSRRNLTKEQAIFNYRLSRARRIVENAFGILSSRFQILLKEINLCPEKATLIVLTCTHLHNYLRMKKVESYYQGGFDVENTMTGEMVNADWKSDRLLLPLQQLSGRNTTVSAKEIRLNFSQYFNSEQGAVPWQNDSIK